The Lewinellaceae bacterium genome has a segment encoding these proteins:
- a CDS encoding bifunctional acetate--CoA ligase family protein/GNAT family N-acetyltransferase: MTTKKEQKVVTKKLTRLFNPKVVAIIGASAHEGAVGHSLVRNIIGSGFDGIVYPINPKRDNILGVKTYSSIQEIPDQVDLAIIATPAKTVLALVEECGMAGVSGIVLISAGFAEAGEEGRAMTKEILKTVRRYNMRLIGPNCLGFIRPSIKLNASFANKMALPGKIAFISQSGALCTAILDWSIKMNVGFSHFVSIGSMIDVSFDDLIDYFGSDPYTSSIVIYMESLIDARKFLSAARAYARNKPIIVLKAGKSSEGAQAAMSHTGSLAGNDFVFDAAFKRAGIIRVDTIGELFHIAQSLSMQEKPSGKKMAMITNAGGPGVIATDLLIAKGGELATLSPETIEELNGHLSPFWSHNNPIDVLGDAGPEQYRKAVEVCVNDPNVDGILIILTPQAMTDSKAIAEAIVTIPNLERKTVLASWMGADDVQAGREVLEQHSIPVYSIPENAVRCFMYMYDYKRNLKTIYQTPAVIPSAFLPKTEENRQLMRNVLADGRKVMTEFEAKQFLDNYQINVIRNGLAATKEEAMQLADELGYPVVMKIASPDILHKTDVGGVVLNIKKREDVGRYFDEILESSLAAVPDADIKGIFVEQMMKKRYELIIGAKRDPIFGPTIVFGMGGVAVEVFKDTTVGLPPLNMALAERMIEDTKIYKLLKGYRGMPGADLTAIQFLLYKFAYLLMDFPEIEEIDINPFGVDEHGGVVLDAKVVLDGNEVNPNHRYKHLVISPYPSKYISEYTLKNGEKAILRPIKPEDEAMEKEMFTKFSERTQRFRFFQLIKDISHDQLVRYTQIDYDREIAIIAELDEDGRKVMAGVGRLISDQYNEAAEFAVVIADPWHSQGLGNKFLDYILEIATGRGIHKVYASILFENHIMLHMFRKRGFTMKTVEDGYYAELVVNE; encoded by the coding sequence CTGACAACAAAAAAAGAACAAAAAGTGGTTACTAAAAAATTAACGCGTTTATTCAACCCTAAAGTGGTAGCAATTATTGGAGCTTCTGCGCACGAAGGTGCCGTGGGGCATTCATTGGTCAGAAACATTATTGGTTCTGGTTTTGACGGGATTGTGTATCCTATCAACCCTAAGCGGGATAATATCCTGGGCGTAAAGACCTACTCAAGTATTCAGGAAATTCCGGATCAGGTTGATCTGGCCATCATAGCCACACCGGCCAAGACCGTTTTGGCACTCGTGGAAGAATGTGGTATGGCCGGCGTTTCAGGTATTGTACTGATCTCTGCCGGGTTTGCCGAAGCAGGAGAAGAAGGCAGAGCGATGACCAAAGAAATCCTAAAAACCGTTCGCCGATATAATATGCGTCTGATCGGCCCCAACTGCCTTGGATTTATACGGCCTTCCATAAAACTTAATGCCAGTTTTGCCAATAAGATGGCCTTGCCCGGCAAGATCGCTTTCATCTCTCAAAGTGGCGCCTTATGTACGGCCATCCTCGACTGGTCCATCAAGATGAATGTGGGTTTCAGCCACTTCGTTTCCATTGGTTCCATGATCGACGTGAGTTTTGATGACCTGATCGATTACTTTGGCAGTGACCCTTATACTTCCAGTATTGTGATTTATATGGAATCGCTGATCGATGCACGCAAGTTTTTGAGTGCGGCCAGGGCTTATGCAAGGAACAAACCCATCATCGTCCTGAAGGCGGGAAAAAGCTCTGAAGGAGCCCAGGCGGCCATGTCACACACGGGTAGCCTTGCCGGCAACGATTTCGTTTTTGATGCGGCCTTCAAACGCGCAGGTATCATCCGGGTAGATACGATAGGAGAATTGTTCCATATCGCCCAGTCCTTGTCAATGCAGGAAAAACCCTCCGGTAAAAAAATGGCCATGATCACCAACGCGGGAGGACCCGGGGTCATCGCTACAGATTTACTCATCGCCAAGGGCGGGGAGCTGGCCACTTTATCCCCGGAAACCATTGAAGAGCTCAACGGACACCTTTCTCCTTTCTGGAGCCATAACAACCCGATCGACGTACTCGGGGATGCCGGACCGGAACAATACAGAAAGGCGGTTGAAGTGTGTGTCAATGATCCTAATGTTGATGGAATTCTTATCATACTGACTCCCCAGGCCATGACTGATTCCAAAGCCATTGCAGAGGCTATTGTGACCATCCCCAATTTAGAACGAAAAACCGTTTTGGCTTCCTGGATGGGAGCCGATGATGTGCAGGCAGGAAGGGAGGTACTTGAGCAACACAGCATTCCGGTGTACAGTATTCCGGAAAACGCGGTCAGGTGTTTCATGTATATGTACGATTACAAACGAAACCTAAAAACGATCTACCAGACTCCGGCTGTCATTCCAAGTGCTTTCCTTCCCAAAACTGAGGAGAACCGCCAGTTGATGAGAAATGTATTGGCAGACGGCCGTAAAGTTATGACCGAGTTTGAAGCCAAGCAGTTTCTCGACAACTACCAGATCAATGTCATCAGGAACGGATTGGCGGCTACCAAAGAAGAAGCGATGCAACTGGCCGATGAACTCGGTTATCCTGTGGTGATGAAGATCGCTTCTCCTGACATTTTGCACAAAACGGATGTCGGTGGGGTTGTGCTGAATATCAAAAAAAGAGAAGATGTCGGGCGTTATTTTGACGAGATTCTTGAATCTTCCCTTGCGGCGGTTCCGGATGCAGACATCAAAGGAATCTTTGTGGAACAAATGATGAAAAAGCGGTATGAACTGATCATCGGAGCCAAAAGAGACCCGATTTTCGGCCCTACCATCGTATTCGGAATGGGAGGGGTGGCTGTGGAAGTCTTTAAAGATACTACCGTAGGTTTGCCTCCATTGAATATGGCCCTGGCAGAACGAATGATCGAGGACACCAAAATTTATAAGCTGCTCAAAGGATATCGTGGAATGCCGGGAGCAGATCTTACGGCCATACAGTTCCTGTTGTACAAGTTTGCCTACCTCCTCATGGATTTTCCCGAAATTGAGGAGATTGATATCAACCCGTTTGGAGTGGATGAACATGGAGGCGTAGTGCTGGATGCAAAGGTCGTGCTCGATGGCAATGAAGTGAATCCCAATCACCGGTACAAGCATCTGGTTATTTCTCCTTATCCGTCAAAATATATTTCTGAGTACACGCTTAAAAACGGGGAAAAAGCCATTTTGCGGCCGATCAAACCGGAGGATGAAGCGATGGAGAAAGAGATGTTTACCAAATTTTCGGAAAGAACCCAGAGATTCCGCTTTTTCCAGCTGATCAAAGATATCTCCCACGATCAACTGGTGCGCTATACGCAGATCGACTATGATCGGGAAATTGCTATCATCGCGGAATTGGATGAAGATGGCCGAAAAGTAATGGCCGGCGTCGGCCGACTGATCTCCGATCAGTATAATGAAGCGGCAGAATTTGCAGTGGTCATCGCCGACCCATGGCACAGCCAGGGATTAGGCAATAAGTTTTTGGACTACATCCTCGAAATCGCTACAGGCCGGGGCATTCACAAAGTATATGCCAGTATTTTATTCGAAAACCACATCATGCTGCATATGTTCAGGAAGCGTGGCTTTACCATGAAGACCGTAGAGGACGGTTATTATGCAGAACTGGTGGTAAATGAATAG
- a CDS encoding DUF4835 family protein encodes MKKISIVIVLLSTVLSLSAQELNCNVKINTQKLQTVDAKVFETLEQTVREFLNNQKWTNDVFETEERINCNVVITIQEESSPTSFKADLAIQASRPIYNADSESPVFNHLDRDVVFEYQQFEPLIYSKTSFNGNLSSILAFYAYIIIGLDYDSFSPMGGQEYFQLAQDAINNIPSSSTPSPYSGWTASESNKNRYWLAENLLSPRVKPFRLAMYQYHRQGLDLMASNASGGRAAIALTFDDIEKVNQAYPNCMILQVFNATKASEIIDIFQIASPEEQNKVIRVMSRVDPSNASKYRRIK; translated from the coding sequence ATGAAAAAAATTTCCATAGTAATCGTTTTATTGAGTACGGTGCTGTCACTTTCGGCCCAGGAACTCAATTGCAACGTTAAGATCAATACGCAGAAACTACAGACGGTGGATGCCAAAGTTTTTGAAACGCTGGAGCAAACCGTCAGAGAATTTTTGAATAATCAGAAATGGACTAACGACGTTTTTGAAACAGAGGAACGCATCAATTGTAACGTCGTGATCACCATCCAGGAAGAATCATCTCCAACCAGTTTCAAAGCGGATCTCGCTATACAGGCTTCACGGCCTATTTACAATGCCGATTCGGAAAGCCCGGTCTTCAACCACCTGGACAGGGATGTCGTTTTTGAATACCAGCAATTCGAGCCGCTGATTTACAGTAAGACTTCTTTCAACGGAAACCTTTCTTCCATCCTGGCTTTTTATGCCTATATCATCATCGGACTGGATTACGATTCTTTTTCTCCGATGGGAGGACAGGAATATTTTCAACTGGCCCAGGATGCCATAAATAATATTCCATCCAGCTCTACTCCAAGTCCATACAGTGGGTGGACCGCTTCCGAAAGCAATAAAAATCGCTATTGGCTGGCGGAGAACCTATTGTCGCCAAGGGTAAAGCCATTTAGACTGGCCATGTACCAATACCATCGCCAGGGTCTTGATCTGATGGCCAGTAATGCATCAGGAGGCCGGGCGGCCATTGCTTTGACTTTTGATGATATTGAAAAGGTCAACCAGGCTTATCCAAATTGTATGATTCTCCAGGTTTTTAATGCGACCAAAGCTTCTGAAATCATCGATATATTCCAAATAGCCTCCCCCGAGGAACAAAACAAAGTCATTCGGGTGATGTCAAGGGTGGATCCGTCTAATGCTTCGAAATACAGGAGGATTAAGTAA